Proteins encoded in a region of the Podospora pseudopauciseta strain CBS 411.78 chromosome 6, whole genome shotgun sequence genome:
- a CDS encoding hypothetical protein (EggNog:ENOG503PBPR; COG:E) yields the protein MVSPNPPVDDGPKTQCDQFLALLLSTHRPRPQRQHHILWEAAVTHATKQDCSLCKILTGALQVWFTPSQLGGVQLQVMLIMQQSSEKQDRLLIQFRTPARVTPWTEGQTVNFFVDDGLCGTGGWNLMKTPAALNKESFAWERKVEKMKAWLGRCRESHEMCRSYGGVMLPEGVTVLPSRVLDLLPGNGGVRLYESRVGERGRYACLSHRWGKCQPLTTTRATLGDWKEGLPWEKIPKLFQDAIDIARELGVRYLWIDSLCIVQDDAEDWYRESRKMCAIYQNAVVTVAGTAGFGCEDSLVPTRERTVAGKLKDGTGYRFEVRLMDKHLSGSPSHVHFGKTLLGRGWVYQERLLSRRIIHCCSDELVWECMESVECECPEGVSWMTTADRSRLEIKAIQTRLPREAPVSEQRRVWHDMVRAYTALDLTKISDRAVAILGLAVEIQHSRKGLYAAGLWEDSFLCDLAWHTGTATRRGKRPMEPRPNRDTTKAPTWSWLSVGTCCEYWSRSDLGNGEPWWEDSGTVVEKIELPPYHTLSAAAQGLGLVHVIPATNLKVDGGTSRLTTHGCLTVKGNLLAGTSSQSVHNDTLEWAGWFQRSFGIDLNLQESRTRGFLDIQTTNEQPIIRQGQAVFGMPLGTSIDTEGILDPIYRYRYLLLLLLVDADEQLYERVGMIELAHGDYQWKAPAWWDIPFEAGTMTTMRII from the coding sequence ATGGTttctcccaacccccccgtAGATGATGGTCCAAAAACACAATGTGACCAattcctcgccctcctcctctccacccacCGACCCCGCCCCCAAAGACAGCATCACATCCTCTGGGAAGCAGCCGTCACCCACGCCACCAAACAAGACTGTTCCCTCTGCAAGATCCTCACCGGCGCCCTGCAAGTCTGGTTCACGCCCTCCCAGCTGGGAGGCGTCCAGCTGCAGGTCATGCTGATCATGCAACAGAGCAGTGAGAAGCAAGATCGGTTGTTGATTCAGTTCAGAACACCGGCGAGGGTGACACCCTGGACGGAGGGGCAGACTGTTAACTTCTTTGTGGATGATGGGTTATGTGGGACTGGGGGGTGGAACTTGATGAAGACCCCGGCTGCCTTGAACAAGGAAAGTTTCGCGTGGGAAAGGAAAGTAGAAAAAATGAAGGCGTGGTTGGGGCGGTGTCGGGAAAGTCATGAGATGTGTAGGTCTTATGGGGGTGTGATGCTTCCTGAGGGGGTGACGGTATTACCGAGCAGAGTGCTGGATTTGTTACCTGGGAATGGGGGCGTGAGGTTGTATGAATCGAGggtgggggaaagggggaggtaTGCTTGTCTTAGTCACCGGTGGGGGAAGTGTCAGCCGCTTACCACGACCCGGGCGACGTTGGGGGATTGGAAGGAAGGGTTGCCTTGGGAGAAGATCCCGAAGCTGTTCCAGGATGCGATCGACATTGCAAGGGAGCTGGGGGTGAGGTATCTCTGGATTGATAGTCTTTGTATTGTGCAGGATGATGCGGAGGATTGGTATAGAGAGTCGAGGAAGATGTGCGCGATTTATCAGAATGCGGTTGTGACTGTAGCTGGCACGGCAGGGTTTGGGTGTGAGGATTCGTTGGTTccgacgagggagaggactGTGGCTGGAAAATTGAAGGATGGGACGGGTTATAGGTTTGAGGTTAGGTTGATGGATAAGCATTTAAGTGGGTCGCCGAGTCATGTTCATTTTGGGAAGACGCTgcttgggagagggtgggtttATCAGGAGAGGCTTTTGTCTCGGAGGATCATACACTGTTGTTCGGATGAGTTGGTGTGGGAATGTATGGAGTCGGTGGAGTGTGAGTGTCCTGAGGGGGTTAGCTGGATGACAACCGCGGATCGGTCTAGGTTGGAAATCAAGGCTATTCAGACGCGGTTGCCAAGGGAGGCGCCGGTGTCGGAGCAGCGGAGAGTCTGGCATGATATGGTCAGGGCTTATACCGCGCTGGATTTGACCAAAATATCGGACAGAGCGGTTGCTATTCTCGGACTGGCAGTAGAGATACAGCATTCAAGGAAGGGATTGTATGCCGCGGGACTATGGGAGGATAGCTTTCTGTGTGATCTTGCCTGGCATACTGGGACGGCAACTcgaagggggaaaaggccGATGGAACCTAGACCAAATAGGGATACGACAAAAGCTCCTACATGGTCTTGGCTCTCGGTTGGTACCTGTTGTGAGTATTGGTCTCGGTCGGATCTCGGGAATGGGGAGCCATGGTGGGAGGATAGCGGTACTGTTGTCGAGAAGATTGAGCTCCCTCCGTACCATACGCTTTCAGCTGCAGCACAAGGTCTCGGCTTGGTTCATGTGATCCCTGCCACGAATCTCAAGGTGGATGGTGGCACCAGCAGACTGACCACTCATGGTTGTCTGACGGTCAAGGGTAACTTGTTGGCTGGAACATCCAGTCAATCGGTGCATAACGACACACTGGAGTGGGCGGGCTGGTTCCAACGTAGCTTTGGGATCGATCTTAACCTTCAAGAATCGAGAACACGTGGGTTCCTTGATATTCAGACCACAAACGAACAGCCTATCATCCGACAGGGACAGGCAGTGTTTGGTATGCCGCTTGGTACCAGTATCGACACTGAAGGGATTCTGGATCCGATATATCGGTATCGGTACctcctgttgttgttgttggtagATGCCGATGAGCAGTTGTATGAGCGGGTGGGGATGATTGAGCTGGCCCATGGCGATTATCAGTGGAAGGCACCTGCGTGGTGGGATATTCCTTTTGAGGCCGGGACCATGACTACTATGAGAATCATTTAG
- a CDS encoding hypothetical protein (CAZy:AA3; EggNog:ENOG503PBPR; COG:E): protein MSLSKFCLLASASLVSLTTGLSTPHANIKRQVSQLRESYDFVIVGGGTSGLTVADRLSEAFPQKTVLVVEYGDVEYAPSSFDPPVDWYGPNSFQSASLWVFFSQPNPEYNNLTALSFAGQVVGGSSAINGQFFDRPSRHDLDSWTQLGVSSDWNWRGMFPYFKKSIKFTAPSAQVAQQYNYTWDLSSYGGTTPIHSSFPPFQWADNSVVLNGWRELGVHTRQDCAGGDKEGLCAVPTSQHPITARRSHAGLGHYADVVGTRSNYDLLVKHQAVRVIYPNGVNSGPPLLDVRSLTTNARFNITANAEVVLSAGAYHTPTVLLRSGIGAANILAASGITQVLELPGVGANLQDHPGSTGVAWNYTKPGNWTPMPEEMADPTFKADATAAFDEVPARGPYTMALGNRAIYISLPNTTPNYLSIIRKILRQTVDGSAASFLPADYRDNAALARGYRDQLAVLAKLLLNPKAPNLETPWSTGYSAPAILLHPLSRGTVRLNPADHLAQPVVDSRHGSNPVDFDMQLANVKWSRRLLDTPTMKRYGAVETAPGEAVQSDAELLAFIKSAATLSYQHPCCTAALGPKNKGGVVDNKLRVHGAKGLRVVDISVLPLVISAHTSSTAYALGEKAADVIIKEWR, encoded by the exons ATGTCGCTTTCCAAGTTCTGTCTGTTGGCGTCTGCCTCGTTGGTGAGCTTGACCACCGGGCTGAGCACACCACATGCCAATATCAAGCGTCAGGTCTCCCAGTTGCGTGAGAGTTATGACTTTGTCATTGTTGGCGGAGGTACAAGTGGTCTCACGGTAGCTGATCGGTTGAGTGAAGCTTTTCCACAGA AAACTGTACTGGTTGTTGAGTACGGCGATGTTGAGTACGCTCCATCAAGCTTCGATCCACCGGTCGACTGGTATGGGCCGAATTCATTTCAAAGCGCCTCCCTCTGGGTATTTTTCTCCCAGCCGAACCCCGAATACAACAACTTGACGGCCCTCAGCTTTGCTGGGCAAGTGGTCGGTGGAAGCAGTGCTATCAATGGCCAATTCTTCGATCGGCCATCACGTCACGATCTTGATTCCTGGACCCAGCTCGGCGTTTCTTCAGACTGGAACTGGCGGGGAATGTTTCCCTATTTCAAAAAG AGCATCAAGTTCACCGCACCATCAGCACAGGTGGCTCAGCAGTACAACTACACCTGGGATCTTTCTTCTTACGGCGGCACGACACCCATCCATTCCAgttttccccccttccaatGGGCCGACAACTCCGTCGTCCTGAACGGCTGGAGGGAGCTGGGTGTCCACACACGTCAGGACTGCGCTGGCGGTGACAAAGAGGGTCTCTGTGCAGTTCCTACTTCACAGCATCCCATCACTGCAAGACGTTCTCATGCTGGGCTTGGCCACTACGCCGATGTAGTTGGGACTCGTTCCAATTACGATCTGCTTGTGAAGCATCAGGCAGTCAGAGTCATCTACCCCAACGGAGTCAATTCTGGCCCTCCACTTCTCGATGTCCGATCGCTAACCACCAATGCTCGGTtcaacatcaccgccaaTGCTGAGGTTGTTCTCTCGGCTGGCGCCTACCACACACCCACTGTTCTTCTTAGAAGCGGCATCGGTGCTGCCAATATCCTTGCAGCGTCTGGAATTACACAGGTGCTTGAACTGCCAGGAGTCGGTGCCAATCTTCAGGATCATCCTGGGAGCACAGGCGTGGCTTGGAACT ACACCAAGCCTGGAAACTGGACCCCAATGCCAGAGGAAATGGCCGACCCAACTTTCAAGGCTGATGCCACGGCTGCGTTTGACGAGGTGCCAGCGCGCGGTCCTTACACCATGGCCTTGGGCAACCGGGCCATCTACATTTCTctcccaaacaccacacccaACTACCTCAGCATCATTCGCAAAATCCTCAGACAGACAGTGGATGGATCCGCAGCATCCTTCCTGCCAGCCGACTACAGAGACAACGCAGCACTGGCCAGAGGCTACAGAGACCAGCTCGCCGTCTtggccaagctcctcctcaaccccaaggCCCCCAACCTCGAAACCCCATGGTCAACAGGTTATTCCGCCCCAGCGatccttcttcatcccctcaGCCGTGGGACGGTCCGCCTCAACCCGGCAGATCATCTTGCCCAGCCCGTTGTTGACAGCAGACATGGCAGCAACCCAGTCGACTTTGACATGCAGCTTGCTAATGTGAAGTGGTCACGAAGACTGCTTGACACACCCACGATGAAGCGTTACGGCGCGGTGGAAACTGCCCCGGGTGAAGCTGTGCAGAGTGATGCGGAGTTGTTGGCGTTTATCAAGAGCGCTGCGACGTTGAGTTATCAGCATCCGTGCTGCACCGCTGCGTTGGGACCGAAGAATaaggggggtgtggtggATAATAAGCTGAGGGTGCACGGGgcgaaggggttgagggtggtggatatcAGTGTTTTGCCTTTGGTTATCAGTGCGCATACGAGCTCGACGGCTTATGCGCTGGGTGAGAAGGCTGCGGATGTTATTATTAAGGAGTGGAGGTGA